From a region of the Zonotrichia albicollis isolate bZonAlb1 chromosome 5, bZonAlb1.hap1, whole genome shotgun sequence genome:
- the ABCG2 gene encoding broad substrate specificity ATP-binding cassette transporter ABCG2 isoform X1, protein MAEDQPHLCIQMSESSTNGIPSKTQPLPDLAGKAGSVLTFHNICYHVKTKTGFPCFRKTTKKQVLKDVNGIMKPGLNAILGPTGSGKSSLLDILAARKDPHGLSGDILINGAPQPANFKCTSGYVVQDDVVMGTLTVRENLKFSAALRLPKSVKEQEKNERVNQIIKELGLSKVADSKVGTQFTRGVSGGERKRTNIGMELITDPAILFLDEPTTGLDSSTANAVLLLLKRMSKQGRTIIFSIHQPRYSIFRLFDSLTLLAAGRVLYHGPAQHAIEYFQSIGYQCEPYNNPADFFLDVINGDSTAVAMSKADDSNTAERTEECSEYDKTLAEQLAEKYSNSAYYRETKAHLESISSGNKKKTKPLFRQITYANSFLHQLKWVSRRTFKNLIGNPQASIAQLGITALLGLVVGAIFFGLEENSAGLQNRVGAMFFLTTNQCFSSVSALELFVVEKKIFMHEYISGYYRTSAYFIAKLMADLIPIRTMPSIIFTCIVYFMLGLKPTAEAFFIMMFTLMMVSYTATSMALAIAAGQSVVTIANLLSTVAFVFMIIFSGLLVNLTSVMAWLSWLKYFSIPRYGMTALQINELPGLNFCGSSNSTVLNSGGSYRETGRMPCTGEEYLESQGIDMSTWGLWQNHLALACMTLIFLTIAYLKLHFMKKFS, encoded by the exons ATGGCAGAAGACCAGCCACACCTGTGTATTCAGATGTCAGAATCCAGTACAAATGGCATTCCCAGTAAAACACAGCCCTTGCCAGATTTGGCTGGCAAGGCAGGAAGTGTCCTTACCTTCCACAACATCTGCTACCATGTGAAGACAAAGACTGGGTTCCCGTGTTTCcgaaaaaccaccaaaaaacaagTTTTGAAAGATGTCAA TGGCATCATGAAACCGGGATTGAATGCAATTTTGGGACCCACTGGCAGTGGTAAATCTTC GCTACTGGACATTTTGGCTGCAAGGAAGGATCCCCATGGACTCTCTGGTGACATTTTGATCAATGGAGCTCCTCAGCCCGCCAACTTTAAATGTACCTCTGGCTATGTAGTACAG gatGATGTGGTCATGGGAACCCTGACTGTAAGAGAAAATCTGAAGTTCTCAGCGGCACTCCGCTTGCCAAAGTCAGTAaaggaacaggagaaaaatgaacGAGTGAATCAGATCATCAAGGAACTGGGTTTGAGCAAAGTTGCAGATTCCAAG GTTGGTACCCAGTTCACTCGTGGGGTGTCTGGAGGAGAGCGAAAAAGGACCAATATTGGGATGGAGCTCATCACGGATCCTGCCATCTTGTTCTTGGATGAGCCAACCACGGGACTTGATTCCAGCACTGCTAATGCTGTCCTACTGCTGCTGAAAAG GATGTCAAAACAAGGAAGGACAATCatcttctccatccaccagccTCGGTACTCCATATTCCGACTGTTTGACAGCTTGacactgctggctgcagggagagTGCTGTACCATGGGCCAGCCCAGCACGCCATCGAGTACTTTCAGTCCATTG GCTACCAGTGCGAGCCCTACAACAACCCCGCCGATTTTTTCCTGGACGTCATCAATGGAGACTCCACCGCCGTGGCAATGAGCAAGGCTGATGACAGTAACACAG CAGAGAGAACTGAAGAATGCTCTGAATATGATAAGACCTTGGCGGAGCAATTAGCAGAAAAATACTCCAACTCTGCCTACTACCGAGAAACAAAAGCACATTTAGAGAGCATTTCTtcaggaaacaaaaagaaaaccaaaccactTTTCCGGCAAATCACATATGCCAATTCCTTCCTCCACCAGCTGAAATGGGTGTCCAGGCGCACATTTAAAAACCTGATAGGAAACCCTCAGGCTTCCATAGCTCAG CTTGGTATTACAGCTCTTCTGGGACTGGTTGTAGGTGCCATCTTCTTTGGGCTTGAGGAGAACTCTGCTGGACTACAGAACAG AGTGGGTGCAATGTTCTTTCTGACCACCAACCAGTGTTTCAGCAGTGTCTCAGCTCTTGAACTCTTTGTTGTAGAAAAGAAGATATTTAT GCATGAATATATCAGTGGGTACTACAGAACATCTGCATACTTCATAGCAAAGCTAATGGCTGATTTAATACCCATAAGGACCATGCCCAGCATCATCTTCACCTGCATAGTTTACTTCATGCTAG GTTTGAAACCAACAGCAGAAGCCTTCTTCATAATGATGTTCACTCTTATGATGGTGTCCTACACAGCCACTTCCATGGCACTTGCCATTGCAGCAGGACAGAGCGTGGTCACTATAGCAAACCTACTCTCGACTGTTGCATTTGTTTTTATGATT ATTTTCTCTGGGTTGCTGGTCAATCTCACAAGCGTCATGGCCTGGCTCTCTTGGCTCAAATATTTTAGCATCCCTCGCTATGGAATGACA gctttACAGATCAATGAATTGCCTGGTCTGAACTTCTGTGGCAGCAGTAACAGCACAGTGTTAAACAGTGGCGGTAGCTATCGAGAGACAGGCCGCAT
- the ABCG2 gene encoding broad substrate specificity ATP-binding cassette transporter ABCG2 isoform X3, which translates to MGTLTVRENLKFSAALRLPKSVKEQEKNERVNQIIKELGLSKVADSKVGTQFTRGVSGGERKRTNIGMELITDPAILFLDEPTTGLDSSTANAVLLLLKRMSKQGRTIIFSIHQPRYSIFRLFDSLTLLAAGRVLYHGPAQHAIEYFQSIGYQCEPYNNPADFFLDVINGDSTAVAMSKADDSNTAERTEECSEYDKTLAEQLAEKYSNSAYYRETKAHLESISSGNKKKTKPLFRQITYANSFLHQLKWVSRRTFKNLIGNPQASIAQLGITALLGLVVGAIFFGLEENSAGLQNRVGAMFFLTTNQCFSSVSALELFVVEKKIFMHEYISGYYRTSAYFIAKLMADLIPIRTMPSIIFTCIVYFMLGLKPTAEAFFIMMFTLMMVSYTATSMALAIAAGQSVVTIANLLSTVAFVFMIIFSGLLVNLTSVMAWLSWLKYFSIPRYGMTALQINELPGLNFCGSSNSTVLNSGGSYRETGRMPCTGEEYLESQGIDMSTWGLWQNHLALACMTLIFLTIAYLKLHFMKKFS; encoded by the exons ATGGGAACCCTGACTGTAAGAGAAAATCTGAAGTTCTCAGCGGCACTCCGCTTGCCAAAGTCAGTAaaggaacaggagaaaaatgaacGAGTGAATCAGATCATCAAGGAACTGGGTTTGAGCAAAGTTGCAGATTCCAAG GTTGGTACCCAGTTCACTCGTGGGGTGTCTGGAGGAGAGCGAAAAAGGACCAATATTGGGATGGAGCTCATCACGGATCCTGCCATCTTGTTCTTGGATGAGCCAACCACGGGACTTGATTCCAGCACTGCTAATGCTGTCCTACTGCTGCTGAAAAG GATGTCAAAACAAGGAAGGACAATCatcttctccatccaccagccTCGGTACTCCATATTCCGACTGTTTGACAGCTTGacactgctggctgcagggagagTGCTGTACCATGGGCCAGCCCAGCACGCCATCGAGTACTTTCAGTCCATTG GCTACCAGTGCGAGCCCTACAACAACCCCGCCGATTTTTTCCTGGACGTCATCAATGGAGACTCCACCGCCGTGGCAATGAGCAAGGCTGATGACAGTAACACAG CAGAGAGAACTGAAGAATGCTCTGAATATGATAAGACCTTGGCGGAGCAATTAGCAGAAAAATACTCCAACTCTGCCTACTACCGAGAAACAAAAGCACATTTAGAGAGCATTTCTtcaggaaacaaaaagaaaaccaaaccactTTTCCGGCAAATCACATATGCCAATTCCTTCCTCCACCAGCTGAAATGGGTGTCCAGGCGCACATTTAAAAACCTGATAGGAAACCCTCAGGCTTCCATAGCTCAG CTTGGTATTACAGCTCTTCTGGGACTGGTTGTAGGTGCCATCTTCTTTGGGCTTGAGGAGAACTCTGCTGGACTACAGAACAG AGTGGGTGCAATGTTCTTTCTGACCACCAACCAGTGTTTCAGCAGTGTCTCAGCTCTTGAACTCTTTGTTGTAGAAAAGAAGATATTTAT GCATGAATATATCAGTGGGTACTACAGAACATCTGCATACTTCATAGCAAAGCTAATGGCTGATTTAATACCCATAAGGACCATGCCCAGCATCATCTTCACCTGCATAGTTTACTTCATGCTAG GTTTGAAACCAACAGCAGAAGCCTTCTTCATAATGATGTTCACTCTTATGATGGTGTCCTACACAGCCACTTCCATGGCACTTGCCATTGCAGCAGGACAGAGCGTGGTCACTATAGCAAACCTACTCTCGACTGTTGCATTTGTTTTTATGATT ATTTTCTCTGGGTTGCTGGTCAATCTCACAAGCGTCATGGCCTGGCTCTCTTGGCTCAAATATTTTAGCATCCCTCGCTATGGAATGACA gctttACAGATCAATGAATTGCCTGGTCTGAACTTCTGTGGCAGCAGTAACAGCACAGTGTTAAACAGTGGCGGTAGCTATCGAGAGACAGGCCGCAT
- the ABCG2 gene encoding broad substrate specificity ATP-binding cassette transporter ABCG2 isoform X2, giving the protein MAEDQPHLCIQMSESSTNGIPSKTQPLPDLAGKAGSVLTFHNICYHVKTKTGFPCFRKTTKKQVLKDVNGIMKPGLNAILGPTGSGKSSLLDILAARKDPHGLSGDILINGAPQPANFKCTSGYVVQDDVVMGTLTVRENLKFSAALRLPKSVKEQEKNERVNQIIKELGLSKVADSKVGTQFTRGVSGGERKRTNIGMELITDPAILFLDEPTTGLDSSTANAVLLLLKRMSKQGRTIIFSIHQPRYSIFRLFDSLTLLAAGRVLYHGPAQHAIEYFQSIGYQCEPYNNPADFFLDVINGDSTAVAMSKADDSNTERTEECSEYDKTLAEQLAEKYSNSAYYRETKAHLESISSGNKKKTKPLFRQITYANSFLHQLKWVSRRTFKNLIGNPQASIAQLGITALLGLVVGAIFFGLEENSAGLQNRVGAMFFLTTNQCFSSVSALELFVVEKKIFMHEYISGYYRTSAYFIAKLMADLIPIRTMPSIIFTCIVYFMLGLKPTAEAFFIMMFTLMMVSYTATSMALAIAAGQSVVTIANLLSTVAFVFMIIFSGLLVNLTSVMAWLSWLKYFSIPRYGMTALQINELPGLNFCGSSNSTVLNSGGSYRETGRMPCTGEEYLESQGIDMSTWGLWQNHLALACMTLIFLTIAYLKLHFMKKFS; this is encoded by the exons ATGGCAGAAGACCAGCCACACCTGTGTATTCAGATGTCAGAATCCAGTACAAATGGCATTCCCAGTAAAACACAGCCCTTGCCAGATTTGGCTGGCAAGGCAGGAAGTGTCCTTACCTTCCACAACATCTGCTACCATGTGAAGACAAAGACTGGGTTCCCGTGTTTCcgaaaaaccaccaaaaaacaagTTTTGAAAGATGTCAA TGGCATCATGAAACCGGGATTGAATGCAATTTTGGGACCCACTGGCAGTGGTAAATCTTC GCTACTGGACATTTTGGCTGCAAGGAAGGATCCCCATGGACTCTCTGGTGACATTTTGATCAATGGAGCTCCTCAGCCCGCCAACTTTAAATGTACCTCTGGCTATGTAGTACAG gatGATGTGGTCATGGGAACCCTGACTGTAAGAGAAAATCTGAAGTTCTCAGCGGCACTCCGCTTGCCAAAGTCAGTAaaggaacaggagaaaaatgaacGAGTGAATCAGATCATCAAGGAACTGGGTTTGAGCAAAGTTGCAGATTCCAAG GTTGGTACCCAGTTCACTCGTGGGGTGTCTGGAGGAGAGCGAAAAAGGACCAATATTGGGATGGAGCTCATCACGGATCCTGCCATCTTGTTCTTGGATGAGCCAACCACGGGACTTGATTCCAGCACTGCTAATGCTGTCCTACTGCTGCTGAAAAG GATGTCAAAACAAGGAAGGACAATCatcttctccatccaccagccTCGGTACTCCATATTCCGACTGTTTGACAGCTTGacactgctggctgcagggagagTGCTGTACCATGGGCCAGCCCAGCACGCCATCGAGTACTTTCAGTCCATTG GCTACCAGTGCGAGCCCTACAACAACCCCGCCGATTTTTTCCTGGACGTCATCAATGGAGACTCCACCGCCGTGGCAATGAGCAAGGCTGATGACAGTAACACAG AGAGAACTGAAGAATGCTCTGAATATGATAAGACCTTGGCGGAGCAATTAGCAGAAAAATACTCCAACTCTGCCTACTACCGAGAAACAAAAGCACATTTAGAGAGCATTTCTtcaggaaacaaaaagaaaaccaaaccactTTTCCGGCAAATCACATATGCCAATTCCTTCCTCCACCAGCTGAAATGGGTGTCCAGGCGCACATTTAAAAACCTGATAGGAAACCCTCAGGCTTCCATAGCTCAG CTTGGTATTACAGCTCTTCTGGGACTGGTTGTAGGTGCCATCTTCTTTGGGCTTGAGGAGAACTCTGCTGGACTACAGAACAG AGTGGGTGCAATGTTCTTTCTGACCACCAACCAGTGTTTCAGCAGTGTCTCAGCTCTTGAACTCTTTGTTGTAGAAAAGAAGATATTTAT GCATGAATATATCAGTGGGTACTACAGAACATCTGCATACTTCATAGCAAAGCTAATGGCTGATTTAATACCCATAAGGACCATGCCCAGCATCATCTTCACCTGCATAGTTTACTTCATGCTAG GTTTGAAACCAACAGCAGAAGCCTTCTTCATAATGATGTTCACTCTTATGATGGTGTCCTACACAGCCACTTCCATGGCACTTGCCATTGCAGCAGGACAGAGCGTGGTCACTATAGCAAACCTACTCTCGACTGTTGCATTTGTTTTTATGATT ATTTTCTCTGGGTTGCTGGTCAATCTCACAAGCGTCATGGCCTGGCTCTCTTGGCTCAAATATTTTAGCATCCCTCGCTATGGAATGACA gctttACAGATCAATGAATTGCCTGGTCTGAACTTCTGTGGCAGCAGTAACAGCACAGTGTTAAACAGTGGCGGTAGCTATCGAGAGACAGGCCGCAT